In a single window of the Danio aesculapii chromosome 20, fDanAes4.1, whole genome shotgun sequence genome:
- the ccnk gene encoding cyclin-K, giving the protein MKDGKENSNATFGSFTTNLDHTKPCWYWDKKDLAHTPSQSDSLDPATEARYRREGARFIFDVGTRLGLHYDTLATGITYFHRFYMFHSFKQFPRYVTGACCLFLAGKVEETPKKCKDIIKTARSLLNDVQFAQFGDDPKEEVMVLERILLQTIKFDLQVEHPYQFLLRYAKQLKGDKNKVQKLVQMAWTFVNDSLCTMLSLQWEPEIIAVAVMYLAGRLCKFDIQEWTSKQSSRRWWEQFVQDVPVELLEDICHQILDLYSQGKQPIPQQPQMQDKEKPPPPPAAPPSQSGVQNPPSQPPSKKNSPQASPPAKIKRQHVSPKDEPKAPAEQVGSKIPRLESPMPPLPVSQPPERKTQSAIPAPPAEAEPATSSELDPAQGPAPPLPHGAPPPLPHRPPPPPPSSYIMGMSTSSSYMSGEGFQSLQSMMKTEGPSYAPMPPSYGITYHPHVYGHANPPPPGPPPPANYPPPNLPPPTPAYPPPGYNPSYPPPPPRMPPGHNVPPPGMGLPPAGYPPPPVPPGQPQLPPHAITGMNRGAWMR; this is encoded by the exons ATGAAGGACGGCAAGGAGAACTCCAACGCCACCTTTGGAAGCTTCACCACAAATCTGGACCACACCAAGCCATGCTGGTACTGGGACAAAAAGGATCTGGCCCATACGCCGTCCCAGTCAGACAGCCTTGACCCAGCCACAGAAGCTCGGTACAGACGAGAGGGAGCCAGGTTCATCTTTGATGTCGGAACACGTTTGGGACT ACATTATGACACCCTGGCGACTGGAATAACATACTTTCATCGGTTTTACATGTTTCATTCTTTCAAACAGTTCCCCAGATAT GTTACCGGGGCTTGTTGTCTTTTTCTGGCTGGTAAAGTGGAAGAAACCCCCAAGAAGTGCAAAGACATCATTAAAACTGCTCGCAGTCTGCTCAACGATGTGCAGTTTGCACAGTTTGGAGATGACCCAAAG GAGGAGGTCATGGTGTTGGAGAGAATTTTACTCCAGACAATCAAGTTTGATTTACAAGTTGAACACCCCTACCAGTTTCTGCTGCGCTACGCTAAACAGCTGAAag gTGACAAGAACAAAGTTCAGAAGCTTGTACAGATGGCGTGGACATTTGTCAATGACAG ccTCTGCACAATGCTGTCGCTTCAGTGGGAGCCAGAGATCATAGCAGTAGCGGTGATGTACCTTGCTGGCCGTCTTTGCAAGTTTGACATTCAGGAGTGGACTTCTAAGCAGTCGTCTCGCCGCTGGTGGGAGCAGTTTGTACAGGACGTCCCAGTGGAGTTACTGGAAG ATATCTGCCACCAGATACTGGATTTGTACTCTCAGGGTAAGCAGCCGATCCCCCAGCAGCCTCAGATGCAGGACAAAGAGAAACCGCCACCCCCTCCTGCTGCTCCACCCAGCCAATCAGGGGTGCAGAACCCACCCTCTCAACCTCCCTCCAAGAAAAACTCCCCCCAGGCCAGCCCTCCTGCCAAGATTAAACGCCAACAT gTCTCTCCTAAAGATGAACCTAAAGCTCCAGCAG AACAAGTTGGCTCTAAGATACCACGTCTGGAGAGTCCCATGCCACCTCTTCCTGTTTCTCAACCCCCTG AACGCAAGACTCAATCTGCCATCCCAGCACCTCCTGCTGAAGCCGAACCAGCCACGTCATCAGAACTGGACCCAGCACAAGGACCTGCTCCTCCTCTGCCTCACGGAGCCCCTCCCCCTCTACCGCACCGCCCACCGCCCCCTCCACCCTCCAGCTACATCATGGGCATGTCCACATCTAGTTCCTACATGTCGGGGGAGGGGTTTCAGAGTCTGCAGTCTATGATGAAGACCGAAGGGCCCTCCTATGCACCCATGCCCCCTTCATACGGGATAACGTATCACCCACACGTCTATGGGCATGCAAACCCTCCACCTCCAGGTCCTCCGCCTCCTGCCAATTACCCTCCTCCCAATCTACCCCCGCCCACCCCAGCTTACCCTCCTCCAGGCTACAACCCCAGCTATCCACCTCCACCCCCGCGCATGCCACCAGGGCACAACGTGCCCCCACCGGGAATGGGTTTACCGCCTGCTGGGTACCCTCCTCCTCCTGTCCCGCCTGGCCAGCCTCAGCTGCCGCCCCACGCCATCACAGGAATGAACAGAGGGGCAtggatgagatga